The Mus caroli chromosome 1, CAROLI_EIJ_v1.1, whole genome shotgun sequence genome has a window encoding:
- the Chit1 gene encoding chitotriosidase-1 isoform X1 encodes MVQSLAWAGVMTLLMVQWGSAAKLVCYLTNWSQYRTEAARFFPRDVDPNLCTHIIFAFAGMNNHQLSTVEHNDELLYQELNSLKTKNPKLKTLLAVGGWTFGTQKFTDMVATASNRQTFVKSALSFLRTQGFDGLDLDWEFPGGRGSPTVDKERFTALIQDLAKAFQEEAQSSGKERLLLTAAVPSDRGLVDAGYEVDKIAQSLDFMNLMAYDFHNSLEKTTGHNSPLYKRQGESGAAAEQNVDAAVTLWLQKGTPASKLILGMPTYGRSFTLASSSDNGVGAPATGPGAPGPYTKDKGVLAYYEACSWKEVHRIEDQKVPYAFQDNQWVGFDDVESFKAKAAYLKQKGLGGAMVWVLDLDDFKGSFCNQGPYPLIRTLQQELNLPSETPRSPEQEIPEPRPSSKPEQGPSPRLDNFCQGKADGVYPNPGDESTYYNCGGGRLFQQSCPPGLVFRASCKCCTWS; translated from the exons ATGGTGCAGTCCCTGGCCTGGGCAG GTGTGATGACTCTGCTGATGGTCCAGTGGG GCTCTGCTGCAAAACTGGTCTGCTACCTCACCAACTGGTCCCAGTACCGGACGGAAGCGGCTCGGTTCTTTCCCAGGGATGTGGATCCCAACCTGTGTACCCACATCATCTTTGCTTTTGCTGGAATGAACAACCATCAGCTCAGCACTGTGGAGCACAATGACGAACTTCTCTACCAGGAGCTGAACAGCCTAAAGACTAA GAACCCCAAGCTCAAGACCCTGTTAGCCGTTGGAGGCTGGACCTTTGGGACCCAGAA GTTCACAGACATGGTGGCCACCGCCAGCAACCGGCAGACCTTTGTGAAGTCAGCCCTAAGTTTCCTGCGCACTCAAGGTTTTGATGGCCTTGACCTTGACTGGGAGTTCCCAGGTGGACGTGGGAGCCCCACAGTAGACAAAGAGAGATTCACAGCCCTGATACAG GACTTGGCCAAAGCCTTCCAGGAGGAAGCCCAGTCCTCAGGGAAGGAACGCCTCCTTCTGACTGCAGCTGTACCGAGTGATCGAGGCCTGGTGGATGCCGGCTACGAGGTGGACAAGATTGCCCA GAGCTTGGATTTCATGAACCTTATGGCCTACGACTTCCACAACTCCTTGGAAAAGACCACAGGGCATAACAGCCCCCTCTACAAAAGGCAAGGAGAAAGTGGGGCAGCTGCTGAGCAAAACGTG GATGCTGCTGTGACGCTCTGGCTGCAGAAGGGGACCCCTGCCAGCAAACTGATCCTTGGCATGCCTACCTATGGACGCTCTTTCACCTTGGCCTCCTCATCAGACAATGGAGTTGGGGCCCCAGCCACAGGGCCTGGTGCCCCAGGCCCCTATACGAAGGACAAAGGGGTCCTGGCTTACTATGAG GCCTGCTCCTGGAAGGAAGTACACAGAATTGAGGACCAGAAGGTGCCTTATGCCTTCCAGGACAACCAATGGGTGGGCTTTGACGATGTGGAAAGCTTCAAAGCCAAG GCTGCCTACCTGAAACAGAAGGGGCTGGGAGGAGCCATGGTCTGGGTCCTGGACTTGGATGACTTCAAGGGTTCCTTCTGCAACCAGGGCCCGTACCCTCTCATCCGGACACTACAGCAGGAACTAA ATCTTCCATCCGAGACTCCAAGGAGCCCAGAACAGGAAATACCTGAGCCACGCCCATCTTCTAAGCCAGAGCAGGGACCCAGCCCAAGGCTAGATAACTTCTGCCAAGGCAAAGCTGATGGGGTCTACCCCAACCCTGGAGACGAGTCCACTTACTACAACTGTGGAGGGGGGCGGCTTTTTCAGCAGAGCTGTCCCCCAGGCCTGGTGTTTAGAGCCTCTTGCAAATGTTGTACCTGGAGCTAA
- the Chit1 gene encoding chitotriosidase-1 isoform X2: protein MVQSLAWAGVMTLLMVQWGSAAKLVCYLTNWSQYRTEAARFFPRDVDPNLCTHIIFAFAGMNNHQLSTVEHNDELLYQELNSLKTKNPKLKTLLAVGGWTFGTQKFTDMVATASNRQTFVKSALSFLRTQGFDGLDLDWEFPGGRGSPTVDKERFTALIQDLAKAFQEEAQSSGKERLLLTAAVPSDRGLVDAGYEVDKIAQSLDFMNLMAYDFHNSLEKTTGHNSPLYKRQGESGAAAEQNVDAAVTLWLQKGTPASKLILGMPTYGRSFTLASSSDNGVGAPATGPGAPGPYTKDKGVLAYYEACSWKEVHRIEDQKVPYAFQDNQWVGFDDVESFKAKAKLMGSTPTLETSPLTTTVEGGGFFSRAVPQAWCLEPLANVVPGAKFLEPHPTPV, encoded by the exons ATGGTGCAGTCCCTGGCCTGGGCAG GTGTGATGACTCTGCTGATGGTCCAGTGGG GCTCTGCTGCAAAACTGGTCTGCTACCTCACCAACTGGTCCCAGTACCGGACGGAAGCGGCTCGGTTCTTTCCCAGGGATGTGGATCCCAACCTGTGTACCCACATCATCTTTGCTTTTGCTGGAATGAACAACCATCAGCTCAGCACTGTGGAGCACAATGACGAACTTCTCTACCAGGAGCTGAACAGCCTAAAGACTAA GAACCCCAAGCTCAAGACCCTGTTAGCCGTTGGAGGCTGGACCTTTGGGACCCAGAA GTTCACAGACATGGTGGCCACCGCCAGCAACCGGCAGACCTTTGTGAAGTCAGCCCTAAGTTTCCTGCGCACTCAAGGTTTTGATGGCCTTGACCTTGACTGGGAGTTCCCAGGTGGACGTGGGAGCCCCACAGTAGACAAAGAGAGATTCACAGCCCTGATACAG GACTTGGCCAAAGCCTTCCAGGAGGAAGCCCAGTCCTCAGGGAAGGAACGCCTCCTTCTGACTGCAGCTGTACCGAGTGATCGAGGCCTGGTGGATGCCGGCTACGAGGTGGACAAGATTGCCCA GAGCTTGGATTTCATGAACCTTATGGCCTACGACTTCCACAACTCCTTGGAAAAGACCACAGGGCATAACAGCCCCCTCTACAAAAGGCAAGGAGAAAGTGGGGCAGCTGCTGAGCAAAACGTG GATGCTGCTGTGACGCTCTGGCTGCAGAAGGGGACCCCTGCCAGCAAACTGATCCTTGGCATGCCTACCTATGGACGCTCTTTCACCTTGGCCTCCTCATCAGACAATGGAGTTGGGGCCCCAGCCACAGGGCCTGGTGCCCCAGGCCCCTATACGAAGGACAAAGGGGTCCTGGCTTACTATGAG GCCTGCTCCTGGAAGGAAGTACACAGAATTGAGGACCAGAAGGTGCCTTATGCCTTCCAGGACAACCAATGGGTGGGCTTTGACGATGTGGAAAGCTTCAAAGCCAAG GCAAAGCTGATGGGGTCTACCCCAACCCTGGAGACGAGTCCACTTACTACAACTGTGGAGGGGGGCGGCTTTTTCAGCAGAGCTGTCCCCCAGGCCTGGTGTTTAGAGCCTCTTGCAAATGTTGTACCTGGAGCTAAGTTCCTGGAACCCCATCCAACTCCAGTCTGA